Part of the Rhizobium sp. WYJ-E13 genome is shown below.
CGGCCATGAAGACCGCGCCGAAGCCGTCGCCGCCTATTGGAAAGAGCAGATGGCGCGCGTCACCGACAAGCTGAAGGAAGCCAATCCCAAGAAGCCCAACGTCTTCATGTATCGCGCCGCCGGCCTCGTCGAGTGCTGCGGCACCTTTGGCCCCGACAATTTCGGCCTGATGGTGGATTGGGCCGGCGGCCACAATCTCGGCTCCGATTTCCTGCCCGGCTATACCGGTTCGATCAATGCCGAACAGGTCGTCGCCTCCAATCCTGACGTCGTCGTCGTAACAGGCTCGAACTGGAGCCAGACAAAGGACGCCAAGGATTACGTCAATGTCGGCCCGGCCGCTGCCGCCACCATCGACGACAGCCGCAAGGCACTGGATGCACTGATGCAGAACCCGGCCTTCACCGGCTCCAAGGCCGTTGCTGACGGCAATATTCATGCGATCTGGCATCAGTTCTATACGAGCCCTTACCAGTTCGTCGCCGTGCAGCAGATGGCCAAGTGGTTCCATCCGGATCTCTTTGCCGATCTCGACCCGGATGCGACCTTCAAGGAATTCCACGAGAAATTCCTGCCGGTCGCGTATCAGCCGGGTTACTGGGTCGACGCCAAGGCCGGAAAGTAAGCGCCAATGGCAGAGATCGCCGCCATGCCGATCGAAGCCGAAGCAGGCAGGGCGCGTTATCGCGCCCTCGCCCGCCGCAAGCTGATGATCCTCTTTGCCATGACGGCAGCGCTCTGCCTGTCCTTCGCCATCGATCTCGCCTGGGGGCCGGCCCGTTATGGCCTCGATGAGGTCGTGGCCGCCCTCCTCGATCCCGACTCCGTCTCGGCGCAGATCCGCGCCGTCGTCTGGGATATCCGCATGCCGGTCGCCCTCATGGCGATCGTCGTCGGCGCCTCGCTCTCGGTTGCAGGTGCCCAGATGCAGACGATCCTTGCCAATCCGCTGGCAAGCCCCTTCACCTTAGGCATTTCGGCCGCAGCAAGCTTCGGCGCAGCTCTCGCCATCGTTACCAGTGTACCGATCCTGCCGGTTGCAGCAGGCCTCTTGGTGCCGGTCAATGCCTTCGTCATGGCGCTGGTCGCCACCCTCTTCATCCACTTCATCTCGCAGGCACGCGGCGTGTCGGTGCAGACAGTCGTGCTGCTCGGCATCGCTCTCGTCTTCACCTTCAATGCGGCCCTCGCCTTCCTGCAATATCTCGCCTCCGAACAGGCGCTCTCCGCCGTCGTCTTCTGGACCATGGGCAGCCTCACCAAGGCCACCTGGCCGAAGATCTGGATCACGCTTGCCGTGCTGCTCCTTGCGCTGCCGCTCTTTGCCCGCCACGCCTGGGCGCTGACGGCGATCCGCCTTGGCGAGGACAAGGCGGCAAGCTTCGGCGTCAATGTGCGCCGCATCCGTCTGGAGACGATGCTGGTGATCTCGCTGCTGGCAGCCGTTCCCGTCAGCTTCGTCGGCACGATCGGCTTCGTCGGCCTCGTCGGCCCGCATATCGCCCGCATGATCCTCGGCGAAGACCAGCGCTTCTTCCTGCCCGGTTCGGTCCTCTCGGGCGCGCTGCTGCTGTCGGTCACGTCGATCGTCTCCAAGTCGATCATTCCGGGCGTCGTCTTCCCGATCGGCATCATCACGGCGCTGGTCGGCGTACCTTTCTTCTTCTCGCTCATCCTCTCGAACAGGAGCCGCTCATGGTAGCGCTTCAGCTGCAGTCGGTCGGCGCCTTTCACGGCCGCAAGCTCTTCGTCGAAGACGTGACGACGCCGAAACTGAAATCAGGCGAACTCGTCGCCGTCATCGGCCCTAATGCCGCCGGCAAGTCGACGCTCTTCAAGCGCATCACCGGCCTCTTGAAAGGCCCGGGAAACGTGCTGGTCGAGGGTGCAAAGAATAAGAACGCCATCAGCTACATGCCGCAGGATACCTCGGCCAACGCGGTGCTGACGGTCTATGAATCGATCCTGCTCGCCCGCAAGCAGGGCCAGTCCTGGGGTGTCAGCGATCAGGATCTCAGGCTGATCGACGACATCATGAAGGCGCTGAACATCGAGGCGATCGCCTTCCGCGATCTCGGCGCTCTCTCCGGCGGCCAGCGCCAGCTCGTTTCCATCGCCCAGGCACTGGTGCGCGAGCCGGAAATCATGCTGATGGACGAGCCGACCAGCGCCCTCGATCTCCACCGCCAGGTGGAAGTGCTCGATTTCATGCAGCGTCAGGCCCGCAAGCGCGGCATGATCGTGCTGATCGCTATCCACGATCTGAACCAGGCGCTGCGCTTCGCAGACAAGGTGCTGATCATCCAGAACGGCCGCATGCGCGCCTGCGGCGAACCGCGCGATGTGGTCACGGTCGACATGCTGCGCGAGGTCTACAAGATCCACGCCCGAATCGAGAAATGCTCCAGGGATCATGACCACGTCATCGTCGATGGTACTGCGCATTAAAGTATGTCGCGCAAGAGTGTCCCGCAGTTTTCGGATAATCCGATGATCGACAAAAACCTGGAGCGCCGGAGAGCCGACGCTCCTGTTTCGGACCGTTGCTGACGTCAGAGCATTACCGACCACGCGGGAATGTCTGGTCCTGCTTCATCGCATCAATATCCTGAGCCTGACGAAGCTGGCGCTCGGCGTCTTCGTTGGATTCGTCCACCGTGCGGTGGTGCCCGGTCGGCAGGATATCGTCACGCAGTTCCGGATCGAGCAGCGGCTCCTCGTGAGCACGAGCCTTGTATCGCGATGCTGCCAAAGCTTCGTTCGACTTGCTGATATCCCAGCCCTCCGCCCGCCAGAGATCGGCACGCTCGTCCATGTCGATGGAGCCTTCATCGTCGAGAATATCATGCGCGATACCGTAGGTCGCATCATCAACCTCGACGGAGATCAAAAAGCCGCCCCGCCGCAGGCCTTCGGCATAAACCGAACGGTCCTCATCCGGAAACAGCCAATCCTCCAGCTTCGACCAGAAACCGCCACGGTCGTCGCCGGCAACGCCGGCCTTGTCGCTATCCGCTTCATATCCCGGCATCATTCTGACGGTGGTGATGCCCAAATTCTTCAGCCGGTCGACCGCGCTGTCGGCGTCATGACGGCTGTCGAAGAAAGCCGTCAGCGTGCTGCGGCCCTTCCCGCCTGAGAATTCGGGGGCGCCGTCATTATGGAGATTGCTCATTGGGATTCCTCCTCGGTGTCTTTCCTCTCCGCAAACGGGCGAAGAAGCTTGAGGTTCCCGATGATACCAGAAGCCGCCAAAATGCTGCTCAGACGAGTAATTCCAGCCGATCTCCCGTAAGGTGGATGACAAGAAACTGGATCGACCTACCCTCCGCGTCGATATCGAGCCCTCGGCGCGCAAGAGCACCGCGGTTGACAACGGTCGTAGCTGGACGATGTCTTCGTCTCCACGCCGAGAGCAACCGGAGCCCCGAATGAAGACCGTCCGCATCGCCGCCGCCCAGACCCTTGAATACCGGGAAAATATCGAGGCCGCCCTGACATGCGCGCTCGATATGATCCGTCAGGCCGAAGCCGAGGGCGCGCGGCTCCTCTGCTTTCCCGAAGGATTTCTGCAGGGCTACCTGACGGAGCCGGAGGCGGCACGGCGCGCCGCGATGGGTCTCGCATCGCCGACGTTCAAAGCCGTGACGAACCGTCTTGCCACTGCCGGCCTCATGATCGTGATGGGCATGATCGAGTCCGAAGGTGACGACCTGTTCAACACTGCCGTCGTCATTCAGAAGGGCGAAGTGATCGGCCGATATCGCAAGGCGCATCTGCTCAAGGGAGAAAGGTTTTTCCGGCCCGGCACCGAGACGCCCATCTTCACGGTCGATGGCCTGCGCTTCGGCATCAACATCTGCTACGACACCGGTTTCCCCGAGGCCGCTCACAAGGTCGCGCTCGCAGGCGCATCTCTTCTCGTCTGCTGCGCCAACAACATGATGCCGCGCGCCAATGCCGAAAAATTCCGGCACGTGCACAACGCCGCCAGAGGCGAGCGCTGCCGGGAAACCGGTCTGTGGCTCATCTCCGCTGACGTAACGGGAGAACGCAACGGGCGCATTTCGTGGGGTCCGACGGCGGTGTTGAACCCGGCGGGGAACGTTGTGGCAGAGCTTCCTCTTGAAGCCCCGGGTCTGCTGGTGTTCGATATCGCCGGCGATCAGTAGGACTTGGTCGCACTGCTGGATGTCCAACCGAATCAGTTGGATCTCTTGATCTCTTTCGCGGCAACTTCTATTTTGACCACATATGGTCATATGAACAGGAGGCCGCGATGTCGACAATAAGTGTGGCTGATGCCAAGGCCGGGTTTGCCGGTCTGGTCGATAAAGCAGCAAATGGCGCATTCGTGACGATCACGCGCCACGGAAAACCCGCTGCAGTGCTCGTTTCGGTCGAAGCCGCTGAGGCCGCAAAGAGAGCTTTGAATAGACCTCGGCCAAATTTCGGAGATTTCCTGCTCACCTTTCCCGGTGGCGTCGAGCTGGAGCGGAATCCCTCGAAAATGCGAGATGCTGATCTGTGACCGCTTATCTGCTCGATACTGATATCATTAGCAGGTTCGCGCCGGACAAGACCCCGCCTTCCGATCCGGTGCGGGCATGGTTCCATGAGCAAGGCGAGGCTGACGCGCTCTTTTTGTCCGCCATGTCGGTCTCGGAGATCGAAAAGGGAATGCGAAGCCTTCACCGTCGCGGCGGCATCGAGCGGGGAAAGCGCCTCGCCTCATGGCTCGACTTCATCACTGAGAGTTTCGGTGATCGTATTCTGCCAATGGATACCGTGGTCGCGCGGATCGCCGGGGCACTGGAAGATGAGGCCGCGAGTAAAGGTCACAATCCCGGCCTTGGCGATATCATTATGGCGGCCACCGCACGCGCCTACGACCTCACCGTGATCACCGAAAACGCCAGGCATTTTCGGCCGCTCAATGTTGCCGTCGATCTTCCGGCCGCGTTCCGGCCGGAATGATTCACCAAGCCCCATCACGCCTTCTTTACCACCCGCCTGTAACAACCCGTCCTCTCCTACGAATATGCCCAGGATATGCCCTGGCTCTCGGATGTGGCGCGTATCGAGCGCGCATGGCTGGACGCCTATCACGCCGCCGATGCGCCGGCGCTCAGGGCCGAAGCGCTCGCCGCCATACCGCCGGAAAAACTTGATGGCGTGACCTTCCAGCCGCATCCGGCAACGCGGCTGATCTCATCGGCCCACCCTGCCGTCACCATCTTCGCCATGAACCGCGGCTCAGGCCCGGTCAACCGCGTCGACGATCACCCCGAAGACGGACTGATCACCCGCATCGACGACGAGGTCACCGTGCGCCTGCTATCGTCAGGCGCAGCCGCGTTCTTCAACGCCCTTCTATCGGGCGAATGCCTCGCCGCCGCGGTCGCAGCCGGCCTCAACGCCCATCCCGCCTTCGATCTCTCCGCCGCCATCGGCGAGACGATTGTATCAGGCGCCTTTTCCGCTATCGAACTGGAGATTTCCAATGTCTGATATGCTTCACTCCCGCCCTCATAATGGGCCTCATAACGAGCCTCGCAACGGCTCTCTCTCCCCGCTGGCGAGGCTGGTGGCGACGGCTGACGGACTTGTCCGCACCGTCGCCCAACCCGATCTCGTCCAGGCTGTCCTGCGTGTGGCGCTCGCCGTACCCTCTGGCGCTCCGGCATCCTGAAATGGGATGGCTTCCTGCATCTCAACGATACGGCGATCGATCTCTTCACGCAGGAATTCATGCTGCATCTGCCGGGTGGCCCCTATCCCTTCCCCGCGCCTGCGGTCATGGCCTTCCTCTCCGGCTGTGGCGAGATCATCTTCCCGACGCTTCTGGTGTTCGGCCTCGCCACCCGCTTTGCCGGCCTCGGCCTGCTCTTCATGACGCTTGTCGTGGAACTCACCGTTCCCGATGGCTGGCCGATCCACATCACCTGGGCGGCCATGGCGCTCGCCATCATGCGCTACGGGCCGGGCCGCCTGTCGCTCGACCATCTGATTGCGCGGATCTCAGGCGCTGCCAAGAACTAGACCGACCGACGACGATACCAGCGCAAGCTCACCGCCCGGCTCTTCATCGCGCCGGGCGGCTTTTACGCTTTGTTGCCGCACTCCTCTTGCCGTTTGCCCGCCGATGCGCTCAATAGGCGCCGGCCTTGCCTCACGTGCCGCGTCATCAAAATTCTCAGGATGACGGTAACAAACACGTGGACCCGTGCGTAGAGGATAGTGGCGGATGAAACATTCGGCCCGTGAAGAGGAATGGGCGGCCTGGATGCGCGCGGCAATCGCCGGCGATATCAAGGCCTATGACCGTTTCCTGAAGGCCGTGACACCCTATCTCCGGTCGATTGCGCGCAGGCGCTGCGACCAGTTCGGTGCCCCGCCGAGCGAGGTCGAGGACGTGGTGCAGGAAGTGTTGCTGGCGGTTCATCTGAAGCGTGGGACCTGGGATATCTCCCGGCCGATCGGCCCGTGGCTGTCGACCATCGTGCGCAACAAGCTGATCGACAGCCTGCGCCGCCGCGGCCGCCATGTCAGCGTGCCGATCGAGGATGTGATGGAGACGCTGGAAGCCGATCACCACGAGGATGGCGCCGATCGCATCGATGTCGACCGCATGCTGGAAGGCCTGCGCGACCCACAGCGGGAAATCGTCCGGTCCATCTCGCTCGGCGGCGCCGGCATCCGCGAAACGGCCGAGAGACTACAGATGACGGAAGGCGCCGTGCGGGTGGCGCTGCACAGGGCGCTCAAGGGATTGGCGGCCCTCTATCGGAGCAATACGCGTGAAAACGGATGACCTGATCAATATGCTGGCAAAGGATGCGCGCGTTCGCATCCGCTTCGGCCGTGTCTTCATGATCGCGCTTGGTATCGGCGTAGTGATTTCAGCCATGCTGCTGCTCTCGACCCTCGGTATCCGCAGGAACATGGCCGACATGATCGAGACGCCGCGCGTCCTCTTCAAGCTCGGCTTCACTATGCTGCTCGCCGTCACCGCCACCCGCCTCGCCTTCCGCATCGGCAAGCCGGGCGTCTCGCTGCAATCTGCCGCCCTGATGCTCGTCCTGCCGTTGGCCGTTCTTATCATCGGCATCGCGACCGAGCTCTTCGTCGTGCCGCAGGCGGCCTGGGCAAGCAGCATGGAGGGCCGGTTCTCCGCCTTCTGCCTGTTCTACGTCCCGACCCTGTCGATCGCCCCGCTTGCCGCCATCCTCTACTCGGTCCGGCAGGGCGCTCCGGAAAATCCGGGCACGGCCGGCGCCGTGGCAGGCCTTGCCGCCGGCGGCATCGCAGCCGCCATTTACGCCTGGCATTGCCCCGACGACAGCCCGCTGTTTCTGGCGACATGGTATTCGATCGGCATATTGGCCGCGACCGCGGCCGGTTTCCTCCTGGGCCGAAAAATCCTCCGCTGGTGATGGCGGCGGCTTCCTTCAGGACGCCCCAGCCGTCGACATCGACATCGACATCGGCCAATCAGGCGGGAGAGCGGCGGAAATATGCATCAACCGCCGGGAACTTTCGGCCCCGATCTCAGTCTGACATGCGGAGCGTACGGCGCGCCTCCCTCGACAGAATCATGCACTACACGGCGCGTCGTGCGATCCAGCCTGTTATTTCCCAATAATTCGGCCCGCTTCGGCGGGCCTCTTTGTGCCCTACAGCATCGGCCCGAAAATCGGAATCGATTTTCGGAAAACACGGTGCAGAGATTCAAAGACTTAGCGTCCTT
Proteins encoded:
- a CDS encoding iron ABC transporter permease translates to MAEIAAMPIEAEAGRARYRALARRKLMILFAMTAALCLSFAIDLAWGPARYGLDEVVAALLDPDSVSAQIRAVVWDIRMPVALMAIVVGASLSVAGAQMQTILANPLASPFTLGISAAASFGAALAIVTSVPILPVAAGLLVPVNAFVMALVATLFIHFISQARGVSVQTVVLLGIALVFTFNAALAFLQYLASEQALSAVVFWTMGSLTKATWPKIWITLAVLLLALPLFARHAWALTAIRLGEDKAASFGVNVRRIRLETMLVISLLAAVPVSFVGTIGFVGLVGPHIARMILGEDQRFFLPGSVLSGALLLSVTSIVSKSIIPGVVFPIGIITALVGVPFFFSLILSNRSRSW
- a CDS encoding NrsF family protein; amino-acid sequence: MKTDDLINMLAKDARVRIRFGRVFMIALGIGVVISAMLLLSTLGIRRNMADMIETPRVLFKLGFTMLLAVTATRLAFRIGKPGVSLQSAALMLVLPLAVLIIGIATELFVVPQAAWASSMEGRFSAFCLFYVPTLSIAPLAAILYSVRQGAPENPGTAGAVAGLAAGGIAAAIYAWHCPDDSPLFLATWYSIGILAATAAGFLLGRKILRW
- a CDS encoding carbon-nitrogen hydrolase family protein, which codes for MKTVRIAAAQTLEYRENIEAALTCALDMIRQAEAEGARLLCFPEGFLQGYLTEPEAARRAAMGLASPTFKAVTNRLATAGLMIVMGMIESEGDDLFNTAVVIQKGEVIGRYRKAHLLKGERFFRPGTETPIFTVDGLRFGINICYDTGFPEAAHKVALAGASLLVCCANNMMPRANAEKFRHVHNAARGERCRETGLWLISADVTGERNGRISWGPTAVLNPAGNVVAELPLEAPGLLVFDIAGDQ
- a CDS encoding type II toxin-antitoxin system Phd/YefM family antitoxin, encoding MSTISVADAKAGFAGLVDKAANGAFVTITRHGKPAAVLVSVEAAEAAKRALNRPRPNFGDFLLTFPGGVELERNPSKMRDADL
- a CDS encoding type II toxin-antitoxin system VapC family toxin, which codes for MTAYLLDTDIISRFAPDKTPPSDPVRAWFHEQGEADALFLSAMSVSEIEKGMRSLHRRGGIERGKRLASWLDFITESFGDRILPMDTVVARIAGALEDEAASKGHNPGLGDIIMAATARAYDLTVITENARHFRPLNVAVDLPAAFRPE
- a CDS encoding sigma-70 family RNA polymerase sigma factor; its protein translation is MKHSAREEEWAAWMRAAIAGDIKAYDRFLKAVTPYLRSIARRRCDQFGAPPSEVEDVVQEVLLAVHLKRGTWDISRPIGPWLSTIVRNKLIDSLRRRGRHVSVPIEDVMETLEADHHEDGADRIDVDRMLEGLRDPQREIVRSISLGGAGIRETAERLQMTEGAVRVALHRALKGLAALYRSNTRENG
- a CDS encoding ABC transporter ATP-binding protein, whose amino-acid sequence is MVALQLQSVGAFHGRKLFVEDVTTPKLKSGELVAVIGPNAAGKSTLFKRITGLLKGPGNVLVEGAKNKNAISYMPQDTSANAVLTVYESILLARKQGQSWGVSDQDLRLIDDIMKALNIEAIAFRDLGALSGGQRQLVSIAQALVREPEIMLMDEPTSALDLHRQVEVLDFMQRQARKRGMIVLIAIHDLNQALRFADKVLIIQNGRMRACGEPRDVVTVDMLREVYKIHARIEKCSRDHDHVIVDGTAH
- a CDS encoding ABC transporter substrate-binding protein, yielding MNFIKSLSLSVVAVAALLPFSVLAEPFTIKDVAGREVTFDKPVERVILGEGRMLYAVAPIEKEDPFAKIVGWRNDLWTTDKDGFNAYVEKFPKGKDLPFLGNLTDGTLQTETVVALHPDLMLLPIGNKKAADEVKLEDMLSKIGVKIVYIDFREHILANTEPSLKILGKLFGHEDRAEAVAAYWKEQMARVTDKLKEANPKKPNVFMYRAAGLVECCGTFGPDNFGLMVDWAGGHNLGSDFLPGYTGSINAEQVVASNPDVVVVTGSNWSQTKDAKDYVNVGPAAAATIDDSRKALDALMQNPAFTGSKAVADGNIHAIWHQFYTSPYQFVAVQQMAKWFHPDLFADLDPDATFKEFHEKFLPVAYQPGYWVDAKAGK